Proteins from a genomic interval of Stenotrophomonas maltophilia:
- a CDS encoding NnrS family protein, with protein MTKVKEAASAGAQTRCMARLPSPSMLMRAPHRLLFFIGASNLLLAMLWWALWLGALRGLWTPQPPPLPPAWLHALLMQYLVLPSFIFGFLLTVFPRWMGQPELPRSRYAPVGIGLFGGQALLIAAACGWTAGLWPGLLLAMAGWSAGLIVLGRVLQAAGPNRNWHARACYAALLLGWLGLLMFMAVVRGHATLMPVTVALGTFGLLLPVYLTVAHRMIPFFANNVVDGYVAWRPLRWLAAMWTLLMLRLLLSALQIDNALWLADAPLLVLSLQALWHWWPRGPMPGLLATLFLALAWLPISFALYLLQDIGHLFGHPQLLGRAPLHALAVGLFGSLLVAMVTRVTQGHSGRPLVMPAVAWFAFVALQAVAIMRILAELMPDAYAWHFAAAIGWLLALAPWVARLGWIYLSPRRDGKPG; from the coding sequence ATGACGAAGGTCAAGGAAGCGGCCAGCGCGGGGGCGCAGACTCGCTGCATGGCCCGCCTGCCCTCCCCTTCGATGCTGATGCGTGCGCCGCACCGGCTGCTGTTCTTCATCGGTGCCAGCAACCTGCTGCTGGCGATGCTGTGGTGGGCCTTGTGGCTGGGCGCATTGCGCGGGTTGTGGACACCGCAGCCACCGCCGCTGCCACCGGCCTGGCTGCACGCGCTGCTGATGCAGTATCTGGTGCTGCCCAGTTTCATCTTCGGCTTCCTGCTCACTGTGTTCCCGCGCTGGATGGGGCAACCCGAGCTGCCACGCAGCCGTTATGCGCCGGTCGGTATCGGGCTGTTTGGCGGGCAGGCGCTGCTGATTGCCGCCGCCTGCGGGTGGACAGCCGGGCTGTGGCCTGGCCTGCTGCTGGCAATGGCCGGCTGGAGCGCCGGGTTGATCGTGCTGGGACGCGTGCTCCAGGCCGCCGGCCCCAACCGTAACTGGCATGCGCGCGCCTGCTATGCGGCACTGCTGCTGGGCTGGCTGGGGCTGCTGATGTTCATGGCGGTGGTGCGCGGCCACGCCACGCTGATGCCGGTCACTGTGGCACTCGGCACCTTCGGCCTGCTGCTGCCGGTCTACCTCACCGTCGCGCATCGGATGATCCCGTTCTTCGCCAACAACGTGGTGGACGGCTATGTGGCGTGGCGGCCGCTGCGCTGGCTGGCCGCGATGTGGACCCTGCTGATGTTGCGCCTGCTGTTGAGCGCGTTGCAGATCGATAACGCGCTGTGGCTTGCCGATGCACCGCTGCTGGTGCTTTCGTTGCAGGCGCTATGGCACTGGTGGCCGCGCGGGCCGATGCCTGGCCTGCTTGCCACCCTGTTCCTGGCGCTGGCGTGGCTGCCGATCAGCTTCGCGCTGTATCTGCTGCAGGACATCGGTCATCTGTTCGGCCATCCGCAGCTGCTCGGCCGCGCGCCGCTGCATGCCCTCGCCGTGGGCCTGTTCGGCAGCCTGCTGGTGGCGATGGTGACCCGGGTCACCCAGGGCCATTCCGGGCGGCCGCTGGTGATGCCGGCAGTGGCCTGGTTCGCGTTCGTCGCGCTGCAGGCGGTGGCGATCATGCGCATCCTCGCCGAGCTGATGCCCGATGCCTATGCATGGCATTTCGCCGCCGCCATCGGTTGGCTGCTGGCACTGGCCCCATGGGTGGCGCGGCTGGGCTGGATCTACCTGAGCCCTCGGCGCGACGGCAAGCCGGGCTGA
- the frmR gene encoding formaldehyde-responsive transcriptional repressor FrmR — protein MPHSPEEKKKVLARVRRIRGQCDALDRALEAGADCGPVLQQIAAIRGAVNGLMSEVMEAHLREEFGQPAASDEQRAERVRDMSALIRSYLK, from the coding sequence ATGCCGCACTCCCCCGAGGAGAAAAAGAAGGTCCTGGCCCGCGTGCGCCGCATCCGCGGCCAGTGCGATGCGCTGGACCGCGCGCTGGAAGCCGGTGCCGACTGCGGGCCGGTGCTGCAGCAGATCGCCGCCATCCGTGGCGCGGTCAACGGCCTGATGTCCGAGGTGATGGAAGCCCATCTGCGCGAGGAGTTCGGGCAACCCGCAGCCTCCGACGAACAACGCGCCGAACGCGTGCGCGACATGAGCGCGTTGATCCGCTCGTACCTGAAGTAA
- a CDS encoding S-(hydroxymethyl)glutathione dehydrogenase/class III alcohol dehydrogenase encodes MKSRAAVAFGPGQSLQIVEIDVAPPKKGEVLVKITHTGVCHTDAFTLSGDDPEGLFPVVLGHEGAGIVVEVGEGVTSVKPGDHVIPLYTAECGECLFCKSGKTNLCVSVRATQGKGVMPDGTSRFSYNGEPLYHYMGCSTFSEYTVVAEVSLAKINPDANPEHVCLLGCGVTTGIGAVHNTAKVQEGDSVAVFGLGGIGLAVIQGARQAKAGRIIAVDTNPSKFELAREFGATDCINPKDYDKPIQQVIVEMTTWGVDHSFECIGNVNVMRAALECAHRGWGQSVVIGVAGSGQEISTRPFQLVTGRKWMGTAFGGVKGRSQLPGMVEDAMKGDIELAPFVTHTMDLDKINEAFDLMHEGKSIRSVVHY; translated from the coding sequence ATGAAGTCCCGTGCCGCCGTCGCCTTTGGTCCCGGCCAGTCGCTGCAGATCGTCGAGATCGACGTCGCCCCGCCGAAGAAGGGCGAGGTGCTGGTGAAGATCACCCATACCGGTGTCTGCCACACCGATGCGTTCACCCTGTCCGGCGATGATCCGGAAGGCCTGTTCCCGGTGGTGCTCGGCCATGAAGGCGCCGGCATCGTAGTGGAAGTGGGCGAGGGCGTGACCAGCGTGAAGCCGGGCGACCACGTGATTCCGCTGTACACCGCCGAATGCGGCGAGTGCCTGTTCTGCAAGAGCGGCAAGACCAACCTGTGCGTGTCGGTGCGCGCCACCCAGGGCAAGGGCGTGATGCCCGATGGCACCAGCCGCTTCAGCTACAACGGCGAGCCGCTGTACCACTACATGGGCTGCTCGACCTTCAGCGAGTACACCGTGGTGGCCGAGGTCTCACTGGCCAAGATCAATCCGGACGCGAACCCGGAGCACGTCTGCCTGCTCGGTTGCGGCGTCACCACCGGCATCGGCGCGGTACACAACACCGCCAAGGTGCAGGAAGGCGACAGCGTGGCCGTGTTCGGCCTGGGCGGCATCGGCCTGGCGGTGATCCAGGGCGCGCGTCAGGCCAAGGCCGGCCGCATCATCGCGGTGGACACCAATCCGTCCAAGTTCGAGCTGGCGCGCGAATTCGGTGCCACCGACTGCATCAACCCGAAGGACTACGACAAGCCGATCCAGCAGGTCATCGTCGAGATGACCACCTGGGGCGTGGACCACAGCTTCGAGTGCATCGGCAACGTCAACGTGATGCGCGCGGCGTTGGAATGCGCGCACCGTGGCTGGGGCCAGAGCGTGGTGATCGGCGTGGCCGGTTCGGGCCAGGAGATCTCCACCCGTCCGTTCCAGCTGGTGACCGGGCGCAAGTGGATGGGCACCGCCTTCGGTGGCGTGAAGGGTCGCAGCCAACTGCCGGGCATGGTGGAAGACGCGATGAAGGGCGACATCGAACTGGCCCCGTTCGTCACCCACACCATGGACCTGGACAAGATCAACGAAGCCTTCGACCTGATGCATGAAGGCAAGTCGATCCGTTCGGTGGTCCATTACTGA
- a CDS encoding LysR family transcriptional regulator: MLPLESLNGLVTFVTTARSGSFTEAADALGISRSAVGKAIARLETRLGVRLFHRTTRRIALTSDGEAYYASCAAALEEISAAEACLGSAGLPSGRLRIDMPSSFGRLVVLPVLLRLCRQYPDLQLTMTFTDHFIDPVEEGIDLLIRFGGLHQAEHLVARRLGRQRLVTCASPAYLHAHGTPHTVEELAQHRSIVGFRHGQPVAWRIGSDDAEGTFIPNAAYQLNDGDAVIDAAIAGLGICQMPISLVRRHLESGALQSVLDADMQRHIDIHALWPPTRHLRPKVRYVVDELARLAAQGMFD, from the coding sequence ATGTTGCCACTGGAATCCTTGAACGGCCTGGTGACCTTCGTTACCACGGCCCGCTCGGGCAGCTTCACCGAAGCCGCCGACGCACTGGGCATCTCGCGTTCGGCGGTGGGCAAGGCCATCGCGCGGTTGGAAACGCGGCTGGGTGTGCGCCTGTTCCACCGCACCACGCGGCGCATCGCGCTGACCAGCGACGGCGAGGCGTACTACGCCTCCTGCGCTGCGGCGCTGGAAGAGATTTCCGCGGCCGAGGCCTGTCTGGGGTCGGCCGGACTGCCCAGCGGGCGGCTGCGCATCGACATGCCGTCCTCGTTCGGGCGGCTGGTGGTGCTGCCGGTGCTGCTGCGGCTGTGCCGGCAGTACCCGGACCTGCAGTTGACGATGACCTTCACCGATCACTTCATCGATCCCGTTGAGGAAGGCATCGACCTGCTGATCCGCTTCGGTGGGCTGCACCAGGCCGAGCATCTGGTGGCACGCCGGCTGGGGCGCCAGCGGCTGGTCACCTGTGCATCGCCGGCGTACCTGCACGCACATGGCACCCCGCACACCGTTGAGGAACTGGCACAGCACCGCAGCATCGTCGGCTTCCGCCACGGCCAGCCGGTGGCGTGGCGGATCGGCAGCGATGATGCGGAAGGAACCTTCATTCCGAATGCGGCCTACCAGCTCAACGACGGTGACGCGGTGATCGACGCGGCCATCGCCGGGCTGGGCATCTGCCAGATGCCCATCTCACTGGTGCGCCGTCATCTGGAATCCGGCGCGCTGCAGTCGGTGCTGGACGCAGACATGCAGCGGCATATCGACATCCATGCGCTGTGGCCACCGACCCGCCACCTGCGGCCGAAGGTGCGCTATGTGGTGGATGAACTTGCGCGGCTGGCGGCTCAGGGCATGTTCGACTGA
- a CDS encoding DAPG hydrolase family protein, whose product MDTAVNARAWLDHHDLLDPAPMRLETGIQRREDGTLTVAVRTDLHGCKGRMLDWWFTFFETTQHIRWWHPVDHVEHRGWDAAWQRGRSYHGASIHAVESLADIPPVAARLKFHDPRTLLVPERLQAAQDAGDVSAVIAARIGFGDHVRLDANADPCDGQMLHVARDTPFGCVLRSRFVLGLDSVDPRCDAGDAVGLGLLKHCYTEFSFLSRLLPSLYYGERANGEAVPLPW is encoded by the coding sequence ATGGATACCGCTGTGAACGCCCGCGCCTGGCTGGACCACCACGATCTGCTCGACCCGGCACCGATGCGCCTGGAGACCGGTATCCAGCGCCGCGAAGACGGCACCCTGACGGTGGCGGTGCGCACCGATCTGCATGGCTGCAAGGGCCGCATGCTGGACTGGTGGTTCACCTTCTTCGAGACCACCCAGCACATCCGCTGGTGGCATCCGGTCGATCATGTCGAGCACCGCGGCTGGGACGCGGCCTGGCAGCGCGGACGCAGCTACCACGGTGCCAGCATCCATGCGGTGGAATCGCTGGCCGACATTCCGCCGGTGGCGGCGCGTCTGAAGTTCCATGACCCGCGCACGTTGCTGGTGCCCGAGCGCCTGCAGGCGGCACAGGATGCAGGCGATGTATCGGCGGTGATCGCCGCGCGCATCGGCTTCGGCGACCATGTCCGCCTGGATGCAAACGCTGATCCCTGCGACGGGCAGATGCTGCACGTGGCGCGTGATACGCCGTTTGGCTGTGTGCTGCGCAGCCGCTTCGTGCTCGGCCTGGACAGCGTCGATCCACGCTGCGATGCCGGCGATGCGGTCGGCCTGGGCCTGCTCAAGCATTGCTACACGGAGTTCAGTTTCCTCTCGCGCCTGCTGCCGTCGCTGTACTACGGCGAGCGCGCCAACGGCGAAGCGGTGCCGTTGCCGTGGTGA
- a CDS encoding VOC family protein — MDTPTAAFIVNLDVPDLAVAEDFYIRAFGLRIGRRLGPGAVELLGGPAPLYLLQNEAGSAATEDGDVRDYERHWTPLHLDWVVNDIEAALVRAVAAGATLEQSVRERRWGHIAVLADPFGHGFCLIQFSAEGYDALVE, encoded by the coding sequence ATGGATACGCCCACCGCAGCGTTCATCGTCAACCTCGATGTCCCCGATCTCGCCGTTGCCGAAGACTTCTACATCCGAGCCTTCGGCCTGCGCATCGGCCGCCGTCTCGGCCCGGGCGCGGTGGAACTGCTCGGTGGGCCAGCGCCGCTGTACCTGCTGCAGAACGAGGCCGGCAGCGCCGCCACCGAAGACGGCGACGTGCGCGACTACGAGCGCCATTGGACGCCGCTGCACCTGGACTGGGTGGTGAATGACATCGAAGCGGCGCTGGTACGAGCGGTTGCGGCCGGGGCGACGCTCGAGCAGTCCGTGCGCGAGCGTCGCTGGGGGCACATCGCCGTGCTGGCCGATCCGTTCGGCCACGGCTTCTGCCTGATCCAGTTCAGCGCTGAAGGCTACGACGCGCTGGTCGAATGA
- a CDS encoding TetR/AcrR family transcriptional regulator, with product MGAMNSTTLPEPPPPTRRRGRPARPEAEVRHAVLQATLELLLAQGYEATTIEAVAAHAGVAKKTVYRHASNREELVGLAVREWTDGFAPQLQRDAHDADEVLPLLQDILQAVCAQALSAQAVQVFRLLATDFPGKQALLQAYLDNGIERGRALLADWLARQQQRGLLREGDPVRLARLLLAMAVAEPLRERVIGVVAEDAPVDVHLGECMALLGPVLQAP from the coding sequence ATGGGCGCAATGAACAGCACCACCCTGCCCGAGCCACCTCCACCAACCCGCCGCCGCGGCCGCCCTGCGCGACCGGAAGCCGAAGTGCGCCACGCCGTGCTGCAGGCCACGCTGGAGCTGCTGCTGGCGCAGGGTTACGAGGCCACCACCATCGAAGCGGTGGCGGCGCACGCCGGGGTGGCGAAGAAGACCGTGTACCGCCACGCCAGCAACCGCGAGGAACTGGTCGGGTTGGCGGTGCGCGAGTGGACCGACGGCTTCGCGCCGCAGCTGCAGCGCGATGCGCACGACGCCGATGAGGTGTTGCCGTTGCTGCAGGACATCCTGCAGGCGGTGTGTGCACAGGCGCTGTCGGCGCAGGCCGTGCAGGTGTTCCGGCTGCTGGCCACCGATTTCCCCGGCAAGCAGGCGCTGCTGCAGGCCTATCTGGACAACGGCATCGAACGCGGCCGTGCGCTGCTGGCTGACTGGCTGGCGCGCCAGCAACAGCGCGGGCTGCTGCGCGAGGGAGACCCGGTGCGCCTGGCGCGGCTGCTGCTGGCGATGGCCGTGGCCGAGCCACTGCGCGAACGCGTGATCGGTGTGGTGGCCGAGGATGCGCCGGTGGACGTGCATCTGGGTGAGTGCATGGCGTTGTTGGGGCCGGTGTTGCAGGCGCCGTAG
- the fghA gene encoding S-formylglutathione hydrolase — protein MERIEHRACSGGWQDVYRHHSTTLGCDMQFAVYLPPQAETQTLPVLYWLSGLTCTEQNFITKAGAQRYAAEHGVIIVAPDTSPRGDDVADAEGYDLGKGAGFYLNATRAPWAKHYRMHDYVAQELPALIEAHFPVTDARGISGHSMGGHGALVIALRNPGRYRSVSAFSPIVAPSHVPWGQKAFHAYLGDNPVDWAQWDACALLTTASERLPLLVDQGDADEFLQAQLQPERLQQACDAANHPLTLRLQPGYDHSYYFIASFIGEHVAHHARALHG, from the coding sequence ATGGAACGCATTGAACACCGCGCCTGTTCCGGCGGCTGGCAGGACGTCTACCGCCATCATTCCACCACGCTGGGCTGCGACATGCAGTTCGCCGTGTACCTGCCGCCGCAGGCGGAAACGCAGACGTTGCCGGTGCTGTACTGGCTGAGCGGCCTGACCTGCACCGAGCAGAATTTCATCACCAAGGCCGGTGCGCAGCGCTATGCGGCCGAGCACGGCGTGATCATCGTTGCGCCTGATACCAGCCCGCGCGGCGATGACGTGGCTGATGCCGAGGGCTATGACCTGGGCAAGGGGGCGGGGTTCTACCTCAATGCCACCCGTGCACCGTGGGCGAAGCACTACCGCATGCACGACTACGTGGCACAGGAGCTGCCGGCACTGATCGAGGCGCATTTCCCGGTCACCGATGCGCGTGGCATCAGCGGCCACTCGATGGGCGGCCATGGTGCGCTGGTGATCGCACTGCGCAACCCGGGGCGCTACCGCAGCGTGTCGGCGTTCTCACCGATCGTCGCGCCCAGCCATGTACCGTGGGGGCAGAAGGCGTTCCACGCGTATCTGGGGGACAACCCGGTCGACTGGGCGCAGTGGGATGCCTGCGCGCTGCTGACGACCGCCAGCGAGCGCCTGCCGCTGCTGGTCGACCAGGGTGATGCCGATGAATTCCTGCAGGCCCAGCTGCAACCCGAGCGCCTGCAGCAGGCCTGCGATGCCGCCAACCACCCGCTGACCCTGCGCCTGCAGCCGGGTTACGACCACAGCTACTATTTCATCGCCAGCTTCATCGGCGAGCACGTCGCGCACCACGCCCGCGCCCTGCACGGCTGA
- a CDS encoding alkene reductase has protein sequence MTAALFRPFDLSGTALRNRIAMAPMTRARNPGVVANELTAQYYRQRASAGLIISEGTPVSPQGQGYIDVPGIWSAEQVAGWTLVTEAVHAAQGTIFAQLWHVGRMSHASLQPDGGQPVSAGTRPVASAPKNTSFVYLEDGSRGHADPTPARALATDEIPGIIADFARGADNAISAGFDGIELHAANGYLFEQFLNPLINERDDRYGGSLPNRARLILETVDAMAERIGAHRIGVRLAPNNLTFDMPFYSGNEATYLYLAEELGKRGLAYVHLNDNQQAGQPALGEAFLQQFKQAYGGTVILAGGMTRERAQQLVDAGTIDLAAFGQPFIANPDLVERLQRDVALATPDRSTYYGGGEAGYLDYPSAQ, from the coding sequence ATGACTGCCGCCCTCTTCCGCCCGTTCGACCTGTCAGGAACCGCCCTGCGCAACCGCATCGCGATGGCCCCGATGACCCGCGCCCGCAACCCCGGCGTCGTGGCCAACGAACTGACCGCCCAGTACTACCGGCAGCGTGCCAGCGCCGGCCTGATCATCAGCGAAGGCACCCCGGTCTCGCCGCAGGGCCAGGGTTACATCGACGTGCCGGGTATCTGGTCGGCCGAGCAGGTGGCCGGGTGGACACTGGTCACCGAGGCGGTGCATGCCGCTCAGGGCACGATCTTTGCCCAGCTCTGGCACGTCGGCCGCATGTCGCATGCCTCACTGCAGCCCGATGGTGGGCAACCGGTCAGCGCCGGCACGCGCCCGGTGGCCAGCGCACCAAAGAACACCTCGTTCGTCTATCTGGAAGACGGCAGCCGCGGCCACGCCGATCCCACCCCGGCACGTGCACTGGCCACCGACGAGATCCCCGGCATCATTGCCGACTTCGCACGGGGCGCCGACAACGCGATCAGCGCCGGCTTCGACGGCATCGAGCTGCATGCGGCCAACGGCTACCTGTTCGAGCAGTTCCTCAACCCGCTCATCAACGAACGCGATGATCGCTACGGCGGCTCGCTGCCCAATCGCGCGCGGCTGATCCTGGAGACGGTCGATGCCATGGCCGAACGCATCGGTGCGCATCGCATCGGCGTGCGCCTGGCACCGAACAACCTCACCTTTGACATGCCGTTCTATTCCGGCAACGAAGCCACCTATCTGTACCTTGCCGAGGAACTGGGCAAGCGCGGGCTGGCCTACGTGCACCTCAATGACAACCAGCAGGCGGGGCAGCCGGCGCTGGGCGAGGCGTTCCTGCAACAGTTCAAGCAGGCCTACGGTGGCACCGTGATCCTGGCCGGTGGCATGACCCGCGAACGCGCCCAGCAGCTGGTCGACGCGGGCACCATCGACCTGGCCGCGTTCGGCCAGCCGTTCATCGCCAACCCGGATCTGGTCGAACGCCTTCAGCGCGACGTCGCGCTGGCCACGCCCGACCGCAGCACCTATTACGGTGGCGGTGAGGCGGGCTACCTCGATTACCCGAGCGCACAGTAG
- a CDS encoding NAD(P)-dependent alcohol dehydrogenase, translating to MSLARGYAAHSHTDPLIPYEFERRAVGPDDVRIEILYSGICHSDLHQARDDWGGSIYPMVPGHEIIGRVTEVGSNVTRFKVGDHAGVGCMVDSCRHCDACEHDLEQYCAEGATWTYNGRERESGAPTYGGYSDHVVVEQRFVVKVSETLDLKAAAPLLCAGITTWSPLRHWKVGPGQKVGVIGLGGLGHMGVKFAKALGAHVVMITTTPEKGADAKRLGADDVLVSRDAAQMKAHAGSFDFLLNTIPVGHDTNPYMGLLKREATMCLVGVLTELDPPLTGGSVIFGRKHLTGSAIGGMAETQEMMDFCAEHGIVSDVEMIDIKNVNEAWERMAKNDVRYRFVIDMATMKNAA from the coding sequence ATGTCCCTCGCCCGTGGTTACGCCGCCCATTCACATACCGACCCGCTGATTCCGTACGAGTTCGAACGCCGCGCGGTCGGCCCGGACGATGTGCGCATCGAGATCCTCTACAGCGGCATCTGCCACTCCGACCTGCACCAGGCCCGCGACGACTGGGGTGGCTCGATCTACCCGATGGTGCCGGGCCACGAGATCATCGGCCGCGTGACCGAGGTCGGCAGCAACGTCACCCGCTTCAAGGTTGGCGACCACGCCGGCGTGGGCTGCATGGTCGACTCCTGCCGCCACTGCGACGCCTGCGAGCACGACCTGGAGCAGTACTGCGCCGAAGGCGCGACCTGGACCTACAACGGCCGTGAACGCGAAAGCGGTGCGCCGACCTACGGCGGCTATTCCGACCACGTAGTGGTCGAACAGCGCTTCGTGGTGAAGGTGTCCGAAACGCTGGACCTGAAGGCCGCCGCCCCGCTGCTGTGCGCCGGCATCACCACCTGGTCGCCGCTGCGCCACTGGAAGGTCGGCCCGGGCCAGAAGGTCGGCGTGATCGGCCTGGGTGGCCTCGGCCACATGGGCGTGAAGTTCGCCAAGGCGCTCGGCGCGCACGTGGTGATGATCACCACCACGCCGGAAAAGGGTGCCGACGCCAAGCGCCTGGGCGCCGATGACGTGCTGGTCTCGCGCGATGCCGCGCAGATGAAGGCGCACGCCGGCAGCTTCGACTTCCTGCTCAACACCATCCCGGTCGGCCATGACACCAACCCGTACATGGGCCTGCTCAAGCGCGAGGCCACCATGTGCCTGGTTGGCGTGCTGACCGAGCTGGACCCGCCGTTGACCGGCGGCAGCGTGATCTTCGGCCGCAAGCACCTGACCGGCTCGGCGATCGGCGGCATGGCCGAAACCCAGGAAATGATGGACTTCTGTGCCGAGCACGGCATCGTCAGCGACGTCGAGATGATCGACATCAAGAACGTCAACGAAGCCTGGGAACGCATGGCGAAGAACGATGTGCGCTACCGCTTCGTGATCGACATGGCGACGATGAAGAACGCCGCCTGA
- a CDS encoding YqcC family protein, with protein MGWLDALRRPRAEDPRAALVAPIEQALRALGWVVGEVGPPRAVTSAFGSDDGMPFEQWLAQVFLPRLYEARAVGQWPPRSDVAVAAWRNLDGQPDVESLLRLLAQLDERINKGIHAARG; from the coding sequence GTGGGCTGGCTGGATGCCCTGCGCCGGCCGCGTGCGGAAGACCCGCGCGCGGCCCTGGTGGCCCCGATCGAGCAGGCGTTGCGTGCGCTGGGCTGGGTAGTGGGCGAGGTGGGGCCACCGCGTGCGGTGACCTCGGCCTTCGGCAGCGACGATGGCATGCCATTCGAGCAGTGGCTTGCGCAGGTATTCCTGCCGCGCCTCTACGAGGCGCGCGCGGTCGGGCAGTGGCCGCCGCGCAGCGATGTGGCCGTGGCGGCCTGGCGCAATCTTGATGGCCAGCCTGACGTCGAGTCGTTGCTGCGCCTGCTGGCGCAGCTGGATGAACGGATCAACAAAGGCATCCACGCCGCGCGTGGATAA
- a CDS encoding LysR family transcriptional regulator has translation MATDNLTHLAAFAAVARHRSFRRAGAELALSTSAVSYAIRALEERLGVGLFHRTTRSVALTEAGQRLLERLQPALGQVHDALEEMNQFRAAPAGLLRINATRAAVATQLGPRLARFLHTHPDVRVELTENDGLVDIVAEGYDAGVRLHEFVPEDMVAVPMGPPLRGLIVGSPDYLRRRPAPQHPRDLAMHECIRFRFASGHLYKWQFERAGQALEIDVPGRLTLGEQGTVVGAVLDGIGLAYVLEDTARPYIESGQMVAVLEDWSEPFAGFALYYPKQRQMPGALRAFVDMLRE, from the coding sequence ATGGCCACTGACAATCTTACCCACCTGGCCGCGTTCGCTGCGGTCGCCCGTCACCGCAGCTTCCGCCGTGCCGGCGCCGAGCTGGCACTGTCGACCTCGGCGGTGAGCTATGCGATCCGCGCGCTGGAAGAACGGTTGGGCGTGGGCCTGTTCCATCGCACCACCCGCAGCGTGGCCCTGACCGAGGCCGGGCAGCGCCTGCTGGAACGCCTGCAGCCCGCGCTGGGCCAGGTGCATGACGCGCTGGAGGAGATGAACCAGTTCCGCGCCGCGCCGGCGGGCCTGCTGCGCATCAATGCCACCCGTGCGGCGGTAGCGACACAGCTGGGACCACGGCTGGCGCGCTTCCTGCACACCCATCCCGACGTGCGGGTGGAGCTGACCGAGAACGACGGCCTGGTCGACATCGTCGCCGAGGGTTACGACGCCGGCGTGCGCCTGCACGAGTTCGTGCCCGAGGACATGGTGGCAGTGCCGATGGGACCGCCGCTGCGCGGGCTGATTGTCGGATCGCCGGACTACCTGCGCCGACGTCCGGCCCCGCAGCATCCGCGTGACCTGGCCATGCATGAGTGCATCCGCTTCCGCTTCGCCAGCGGGCATCTGTACAAGTGGCAGTTCGAGCGCGCTGGGCAGGCGCTGGAAATCGACGTGCCGGGGCGGCTGACGCTGGGTGAGCAGGGCACCGTGGTCGGCGCGGTGCTCGATGGCATCGGCCTGGCCTATGTGCTGGAAGATACGGCGCGGCCGTACATCGAATCCGGGCAGATGGTGGCGGTGCTGGAAGACTGGAGCGAACCGTTCGCCGGGTTTGCACTGTACTACCCGAAGCAGCGGCAGATGCCGGGCGCGCTGCGCGCGTTCGTGGATATGCTGCGCGAGTGA